The Pecten maximus chromosome 14, xPecMax1.1, whole genome shotgun sequence genome includes a region encoding these proteins:
- the LOC117341724 gene encoding uncharacterized protein F54H12.2-like — protein MSLVHQNSCECVQSELDLFDTPPTQTSLEDGYWHQIGTVTSVNDGGPYVFDVSGAGDDYLDLANSSLYVEAQILNNDSTNLTDENVAPVNLWLHSLFGDVSVCLNEKLVSSPNNMYPFRAYLETLLSYGPAAKESQLTSGMCYKDTAAQMDTAGNDNHGNIKRKLSTATSRSVEMMGRLHSDLFAQERYLGNNVNMKITLTRSKDVFCLMGEDKEFKVVIKNIYLNVRKVRLSPLVRLAHEKALEISPAKNPIRRIAMKVVSVPRGNHNFVKDNLFLGQMPKRLVIGCVDSDAYSGLITKNPFHFKDFDINFVVLNVDGKQVPTKPLQPNFTQKHYVRSYMGLFNTTGKTFRDEGYNISKDEYGTGFTLFGFDLTPDLSEVGTFQLKKGNLSLEVHFGTALPNTINVVVYAEFDNIIEIDRNRQILFDYSA, from the coding sequence ATGTCTTTAGTTCATCAGAACTCATGTGAATGTGTCCAGTCAGAATTAGATTTATTTGATACACCACCCACTCAAACCAGTTTAGAAGATGGATACTGGCATCAAATTGGAACGGTCACATCTGTCAATGATGGTGGCCCTTATGTCTTTGACGTATCAGGAGCTGGAGATGATTACTTGGATTTAGCAAATTCTTCCCTCTACGTGGAAGCACAGATCCTCAATAATGATAGCACCAACCTTACTGATGAAAACGTTGCACCTGTTAATCTTTGGTTACATTCTCTCTTCGGGGATGTCAGCGTCTGTCTCAATGAAAAACTAGTCTCGTCACCCAACAATATGTATCCATTCAGAGCTTACCTTGAAACGCTACTCAGCTATGGTCCTGCAGCCAAAGAATCTCAGTTGACCAGTGGAATGTGTTATAAGGATACAGCTGCGCAAATGGACACTGCTGGAAACGATAATCATGGCAACATCAAGAGGAAATTGTCAACAGCAACCAGTAGATCTGTGGAAATGATGGGAAGACTCCATTCTGACCTATTTGCCCAGGAAAGATATCTTGGCAATAATGTGAACATGAAAATAACGTTAACCAGAAGTAAAGATGTTTTCTGTTTGATGGGAGAAGACAAAGAATTCAAAGTTGTCATCAAGAACATCTATCTAAACGTGAGAAAAGTTAGACTGAGTCCATTGGTGAGACTGGCCCATGAAAAAGCCCTGGAAATATCACCTGCCAAAAACCCAATCAGAAGAATTGCAATGAAAGTAGTTTCTGTTCCAagaggaaatcacaattttgtaaAGGATAATCTGTTTCTAGGACAAATGCCTAAGAGATTGGTCATCGGATGTGTGGACAGTGATGCCTATAGTGGACTCATCACCAAGAatccttttcattttaaagattttgatattaattttgttgtccTGAACGTGGATGGCAAACAAGTCCCCACCAAGCCTTTGCAGCCAAATTTCACTCAGAAACATTACGTAAGAAGCTACATGGGCCTGTTTAACACTACCGGCAAAACGTTTCGTGACGAGGGTTATAACATCTCAAAGGATGAATATGGCACTGGTTTTACCCTGTTTGGATTTGATCTGACACCCGACCTTTCAGAAGTGGGCACATTTCAACTAAAAAAGGGAAACTTGTCTTTGGAAGTGCATTTCGGAACAGCCCTACCCAATACCATCAACGTTGTGGTGTATGCTGAATTTGACAATATCATAGAAATAGATCGTAACAGGCAAATTCTTTTTGATTATAGTGCATGA